In Helianthus annuus cultivar XRQ/B chromosome 9, HanXRQr2.0-SUNRISE, whole genome shotgun sequence, the following are encoded in one genomic region:
- the LOC110879810 gene encoding 1-deoxy-D-xylulose 5-phosphate reductoisomerase, chloroplastic, with product MMSLNTLSPTEIRVNSFLDTTKSSNHLFKLQGGLSVKRNDCKVSFKKGIQCSAAAAPPPPAWPGTALVEPGTKNWDGPKPISIIGSTGSIGTQTLDIVAENPDKFKVVALAAGSNVTLLAEQIKAFKPQLVSIKNESLVAELKEALAGADYMPEIIPGDEGVVEVARHPDCVTVVTGIVGCAGLKPTVAAIEAGKNIALANKETLIAGGPFVLPLAHKHNVKILPADSEHSAIFQCIQGFPEGALRRIILTASGGAFRDWPVEKLKDVKVADALKHPNWSMGKKITVDSATLFNKGLEVIEAHYLYGSDYDNIDIVIHPQSIIHSMVETQDSSVLAQLGWPDMRLPILYTLSWPDRVPCSEITWPRLDLCKLGSLTFKAPDNVKYPSMELAYSAGRAGGTMTGVLSAANEKAVEMFIDEKISYLDIFKVVELTCQKHQDELVTAPSLEEIIHYDLWAREYAANLKLSGATPALV from the exons ATGATGTCTTTGAACACCCTTTCTCCTACAGAAATCAGGGTCAATTCTTTCTTGGACACCACCAAATCAAGTAACCACCTTTTCAAGCTTCAAG GTGGGTTGTCTGTTAAGAGAAATGATTGTAAGGTATCATTCAAAAAGGGGATCCAGTGTTCAGCTGCGGCGGCGCCACCGCCGCCGGCGTGGCCGGGAACGGCTCTTGTTGAGCCGGGGACGAAGAACTGGGATGGGCCTAAGCCCATTTCAATCATTGGATCCACTGGTTCTATTGGTACTCAG ACACTGGACATTGTTGCTGAGAATCCAGATAAATTTAAAGTTGTTGCACTTGCTGCTGGCTCAAATGTCACACTTCTTGCTGAACAG ATCAAGGCATTTAAACCACAGTTAGTTTCTATCAAGAATGAGTCATTGGTTGCTGAACTCAAAGAAGCTTTGGCTGGTGCCGATTACATGCCCGAGATCATTCCTGGTGATGAAGGTGTTGTTGAG GTTGCCCGCCACCCGGATTGTGTTACCGTTGTCACAGGAATAGTTGGTTGTGCTGGTCTAAAG cCTACAGTTGCTGCTATTGAAGCAGGGAAAAACATTGCACTAGCTAACAAAGAAACCTTAATTGCTGGCGGTCCTTTTGTTCTCCCTCTTGCACATAAGCATAATGTTAAAATTCTTCCTGCGGATTCTGAGCATTCTGCTATCTTTCAG TGTATACAAGGCTTCCCTGAAGGTGCTCTAAGGCGTATAATCTTAACCGCATCCGGAGGTGCTTTCAG GGACTGGCCTGTTGAAAAACTAAAAGATGTTAAGGTAGCCGACGCGTTAAAGCATCCAAACTGGAGCATGGGGAAAAAGATCACCGTGGATTCGGCTACACTTTTCAACAAG GGTCTAGAAGTTATTGAAGCCCATTATCTTTACGGGTCAGATTACGACAATATTGATATCGTTATTCACCCTCAATCTATCATACATTCCATGGTTGAGACACAG GATTCATCTGTTCTAGCCCAGTTAGGATGGCCCGATATGCGTTTGCCGATTTTGTATACTTTATCATGGCCCGATAGAGTACCATGCTCCGAGATCACATGGCCCCGTCTTGATCTCTGCAA GCTGGGATCGTTAACATTCAAAGCTCCAGACAATGTGAAATACCCATCGATGGAATTGGCTTATTCTGCTGGTCGAGCTGGTGGCACgatgaccggagtacttagtgcCGCTAACGAGAAAGCGGTTGAAATGTTCATCGATGAAAA GATTAGCTACTTGGATATATTCAAGGTTGTGGAACTAACATGCCAGAAACATCAAGACGAACTGGTGACGGCACCTTCTCTTGAGGAAATCATACATTATGATTTGTGGGCCCGAGAGTATGCCGCCAACCTGAAGCTTTCGGGTGCAACTCCGGCACTTGTATAA